In one Silene latifolia isolate original U9 population chromosome 10, ASM4854445v1, whole genome shotgun sequence genomic region, the following are encoded:
- the LOC141606282 gene encoding large ribosomal subunit protein eL38z/eL38y has translation MPKQIHEIKDFLLTARRKDARFVKIKRSKDIVKFKVRCSKYLYTLCVHDKEKADKLKQSLPPGLSVQDL, from the exons ATG CCGAAGCAGATTCATGAGATCAAGGATTTCCTCCTAACTGCCAGGAGGAAAGATGCAAGGTTTGTGAAGATCAAGAGAAGCAAGGATATCGTCAAGTTCAAGGTTCGTTGCTCCAAGTACCTGTACACCCTCTGTGTTCATGACAAGGAGAAGGCTGACAAGCTGAAGCAATCTCTTCCCCCAG GTTTGAGCGTCCAAGATCTTTGA
- the LOC141606283 gene encoding large ribosomal subunit protein eL27y-like: MVKFLKSGKAVILLQGRYAGKKAVIIKNYDEGTNDRKYGHCLVAGISKYPSKVIKKDSAKKQAKKSRVKSFVKMVNYNHIMPTRYTLDVDLKEVVSADVLGSRDKKVTAAKEVKARFEERFKTGKNRWFFSKLRF; the protein is encoded by the coding sequence ATGGTGAAATTCCTGAAATCAGGAAAAGCAGTCATCCTTCTGCAAGGCCGATACGCAGGAAAGAAAGCAGTAATCATCAAGAACTACGATGAAGGAACAAACGATCGCAAATACGGTCATTGTCTTGTCGCCGGAATTTCCAAATACCCTAGCAAGGTAATCAAGAAAGATTCTGCTAAAAAACAAGCTAAGAAATCTAGGGTTAAGAGTTTTGTTAAAATGGTTAATTACAATCATATTATGCCTACTCGTTATACTCTTGATGTTGATCTTAAAGAAGTTGTTTCTGCTGATGTTCTTGGAAGTCGTGATAAGAAAGTTACTGCTGCTAAGGAGGTGAAAGCCCGGTTCGAGGAACGGTTTAAGACTGGGAAGAACCGTTGGTTTTTTAGCAAGCTCAGGTTTTGA